The window AAAGGAAAGAAATTTTCGTCAGAATCGATCGGTGTGTGGCCTGTAAGACCTGCGAGATCCAATGTGCTCTAAAACGCTCCTCCCTTTCTCAAAGGTTGCCCGAGGCCATTTATGAAGCCGTTTCTCCTATGCCCCGTCTGCAGGTTCAGCCGATCGGAGACCACGGTTCCCTTCCCATTCAATGCCGCCACTGCGAGGATGCGCCTTGCCTGGACGCCTGCCCCTCGGGGGCGCTGCAAAGAGAAAAAGACGGGCTGGTGGTTATGCAAGGGGGGAAATGTATCGGTTGCTGGATGTGCTTGATGGTCTGCCCTTTCGGGGCCATCAAACCATTCCGGGAATTCAGAAAGGCCATCAAATGCGACAGTTGCCTGGGCATGGAGGAGCCCTATTGTATTGCCCACTGCCCCACGGGAGCTTTGGTATTCATGGCCAAGGAAGAATTCCTGAAAGAATACGGGGAAGATATTAAACCAAAGCTCCAAGCTTATCTGAAAGGTTTATAACTTTTAATCATCGTAAGGAGAAGGAATGGAAAGCGTGATAAGGAAAAGTTTAGGTCCCGATGGCAATCAATTAATTGCCCGGGCGAACCAGAAAAGCATCCCTCTCCTCTGGGACCGGTATGAATCCCAGCTCCCTCTGGATGGGTTTGCGGAAAACGGTCTGACCTGCCACGATTGCCTTTACGGCCCCTGCCGGATCAACCCTTTTGGGGACAAACCCACCCAAGGAATCTGCGGAGCAGATCGGCAACAAGTGGTCCTGCATTCCATATTCCAGGTAGTACGAAAAGGCGTTCTGGAAAGTGCCCGCGAACTCTCCTTTCCCGCGGCCAGAGA of the Deltaproteobacteria bacterium genome contains:
- a CDS encoding 4Fe-4S dicluster domain-containing protein, translating into MDKKSNAAPKRKEIFVRIDRCVACKTCEIQCALKRSSLSQRLPEAIYEAVSPMPRLQVQPIGDHGSLPIQCRHCEDAPCLDACPSGALQREKDGLVVMQGGKCIGCWMCLMVCPFGAIKPFREFRKAIKCDSCLGMEEPYCIAHCPTGALVFMAKEEFLKEYGEDIKPKLQAYLKGL